GGTCAGCGGCTAATCTTCACCTTATATTAGttggtataattttatttaaaaaaacatttaatattaaaaaacagtATTATATAAAACACTCTTTAAGTTAAATATACATTACTTGGCTGCATATTAATATTTATCTGACAAttacttttaaagggatactattggcacaataacaaatttagcttaatgaaccgGTTTTGGTATGTAGATCATACAAAATGTCCACTGTTCACAGCATAGGTTATAATAAAATAGCATGGTCCAAATCCATATGAAATGTGCTTTATTATGAatccataaaaatacaaaaataatggaAATGCAAACAACTGCTTACCTCCTTATGCGTATTGTGTGGAATGTCCACACTTAACCGTTGGACCAGGTATCCCACCTTTCCACGTGCAACACCTACTGGTATAATTTTACACATCCTGCGATTTCCACAGGCCCACACTTATTTATGTTTCTTTGCATTGCTATCTCGCGATAGCCCTGATCACACCTACactgcatgtgatttacacagcctcctgaacacttcctgtaaagagagatctaatgtttaaacttcctttattgcacagtctggttTAATTTctaagtttgtttgagcagggcctttatCATCCTCTGTTTCGGTGCATCCAACTCATCTTGTtggaaatacttgtctgttagttcaCATATTGTAcatcactgcagaatttgttggcattttataaataataataaataagaggcttttttatttcctgctctgttaatagcctgataGACCCTGCCGGAACTTCCtgtgtgttattaaagttcaTGTTACAGGGCAAGAGATAAAAACTAGTAGAGTAAGTTAAGATCTAGATGAAaactaaaccattttgtttttatgcagactgtgtgagtcacagccaggggaggtgtggctagagctgcatatatgaaaataaaaggaaaaaatttgattttgactcctaaatggcagtgaattgagcagtgagactgcaggggcatgatctatacaccaaagctgcttcattaaacaAAAGTGGTTTTGATGCCTATTGTATCCTTTTACATACAGTGATGATTAAAAGTagcatttatgtttttttataaatacctTAATGGAATATATATTCAGTAGAATCTTACCTGTCCAGCAACTTCTGATGTCAAGCTCCCATTTTTGGAAACTGTGTCATCCACTAATGCTTGAGGATAGTTTGGAGTAaaaagtattaaatcatttttgGGTGGTCCTCCACTCAAACAAACCTTATACTGACGCTGTTGAGAGTAAGTCCAGCTTCCTGCAATGCTTGGGCAGAAATTATGTTGTTTCAGTGCACTAATTTCTTGTGTATACTTCTGCCACCGTAAGACAGTATACACAATGAGTGTTATAAGGAATACGGTGGAAATTAAACAAATTGCCATAATGAGATAAATATTAGCATCTGGAAATTCATCATCTTTTCTGTTAGGATAGGTCTTTCTCTCTAATGGCAGATCCTGCCCAGATTCAACAAGTATGATAGCTATTGTCAATGTTGCAGACATTTCTGGTTCTCCATGATCTTTCAGCAAAATAGTCAATTTGTATTCATTTCCATCTAACTCGGTGAGGGGACGAATTACTGTGATTTCTCCGGTTTGGCGTCCAATAGCAAATGGAACATTTTGAGTAAGATCCTTAAATCCATAAGAAATCCAAGCATTGTATCCAGAGTCTGCATCAATTGCTTTGATTTTAGTAACAAGATGACCTTCTTTAGCCGATTTTGAAACTAACTCTGTCATTTTAGATTCACTATTAGAAAAGGGTGTGAGAATGATTGGGGCATTGTCATTAATATCCGCAATAAATATATTCACTGTAAGATTGCTGCTGAGTGGAGGTAATCCAGCATCGCTAGCTTTTACCTGACACTTAAAATACGATACCTGTTCATGGTCAAATGATAGCAAAGCAAATACCTTTCCATTTTCTGGGTTGATGGAGATGAAGGAAGATATAGGAATTCCATCAATGGAACTGTCTATAATGGAGTATGTGATGAAAGAGTTCTGACTAATATCGGAATCTGAAGCTGATACTGTATATACATGAGAACCTGGAGGATTGTTTTCCTTTATAGTTATTGTTTCCGATACTTGGATGAAGGTTGGAGAGTTATCATTCACATCACTTATTTGTACCTTTATTAATTTACTTACCGAAAAGGACGGCAAACCTTCATCTGTTGCTATTATTTCAATTTCATATTCAGAAACTTTTTCCCGATCTAGATCTCCATCCACTATCAATGAAAAGTACTCTCTTAGTGTTGATTTTATTTTGAAAGGAACAGTTTTAGAGATGTGACAGTTCACCTTCCCGTTCAGTCCAGAATCTCTGTCATGAACACTGATGACAGCAACAACTGACCCAACAGATATGTCCTCAGGAACAGGAACGTTGAGAGAAGTCACTGTCATTTCAGGAGGATTGTCATTCAGATCAATTATGTTAACTATCACTTTACAGTGTC
This Pelobates fuscus isolate aPelFus1 chromosome 3, aPelFus1.pri, whole genome shotgun sequence DNA region includes the following protein-coding sequences:
- the LOC134601713 gene encoding protocadherin alpha-5-like; translation: MAADLVLSQLHYMVPEESKHGTFVGRIAQDLGLQISDINARRLRIVSKDDTDYFQVNLQNGILFVNKMIDREQLCPKTNVCIIQLEIILDKPVQIHHVDVEIEDINDNYPIFSSNEFKLFIVESRLPGSRFPLEGAVDADVGTNSIRNYELSASEYFALDIQTYTQKSKSVQLVLKKILDREQIACHTLAFTAYDGGNPKLSATAELIITVQDVNDNAPAFDKSFYTVNLLENSLKGTVVTKLNATDLDEGENGEVIYAFNKVVPQEVTSRFSIEKHTGIIRVMGEVDFESYNIFEIEVDAVDKGQYALAGHCKVIVNIIDLNDNPPEMTVTSLNVPVPEDISVGSVVAVISVHDRDSGLNGKVNCHISKTVPFKIKSTLREYFSLIVDGDLDREKVSEYEIEIIATDEGLPSFSVSKLIKVQISDVNDNSPTFIQVSETITIKENNPPGSHVYTVSASDSDISQNSFITYSIIDSSIDGIPISSFISINPENGKVFALLSFDHEQVSYFKCQVKASDAGLPPLSSNLTVNIFIADINDNAPIILTPFSNSESKMTELVSKSAKEGHLVTKIKAIDADSGYNAWISYGFKDLTQNVPFAIGRQTGEITVIRPLTELDGNEYKLTILLKDHGEPEMSATLTIAIILVESGQDLPLERKTYPNRKDDEFPDANIYLIMAICLISTVFLITLIVYTVLRWQKYTQEISALKQHNFCPSIAGSWTYSQQRQYKVCLSGGPPKNDLILFTPNYPQALVDDTVSKNGSLTSEVAGQVRFY